The following proteins are co-located in the Cydia fagiglandana chromosome 2, ilCydFagi1.1, whole genome shotgun sequence genome:
- the LOC134679671 gene encoding hornerin-like: MNIFVQILGLVAACAAGGVESSGSHDHGDSSGWHAPALDYSNLAGNGHFLAGLSQADYQALSHAQEGGHTFEHEGSQPTHSFGQNTGHGYDLGNQGQAKSFDVGSHNAFPSFAASGHDFNGDTYLQAAHDFGNHDQGVYNAHAGDFNGQGGNDHGDSNSHSDGEESNEHSEEFHGQAESAGDAPSHGQTQAYILHDGGNEYGHGGQGAIVHDLGVQELQGHNFQGQYNHGFQGGLDHAEPFTVGEHTDEQKPVEVPLYKHVTVPVQKLVHVNVPKPILVGIPQPYPVKVPVNKPVAVPVETEISIPIEKVVPYPVVKHVPYPVEKHVPFKVEKTVHVHVPQPYPVKVPIYKTIHHHKDH, encoded by the exons ATGAACATTTTC GTGCAGATATTAGGCTTGGTAGCAGCATGCGCAGCTGGTGGTGTAGAATCCAGTGGATCGCATGATCATGGGGACAGCAGTGGATGGCACGCCCCGGCGCTTGACTATTCAAATCTTGCGGGTAATGGTCACTTCCTAGCAGGACTTAGTCAAGCTGATTATCAAGCTTTAAGCCACGCACAAGAAGGTGGACACACATTTGAACATGAAGGTTCTCAGCCTACGCACTCATTCGGACAAAATACTGGTCATGGATATGATTTGGGCAATCAGGGACAGGCAAAGAGTTTTGATGTAGGAAGCCACAATGCTTTTCCATCTTTCGCAGCATCTGGACATGACTTCAACGGCGACACTTATCTTCAAGCTGCTCATGATTTTGGAAATCATGACCAAGGTGTCTATAATGCACATGCTGGAGATTTCAACGGTCAGGGTGGTAATGATCACGGGGATTCGAATAGTCATAGTGACGGTGAAGAATCAAATGAACATAGTGAAGAATTTCATGGTCAGGCAGAGAGTGCCGGTGATGCTCCATCGCATGGTCAAACGCAAGCGTATATTCTCCACGACGGTGGCAACGAATATGGACATGGAGGACAAGGTGCGATCGTCCATGATTTAGGTGTTCAAGAATTGCAAGGACACAATTTCCAAGGACAGTATAATCACGGATTTCAAGGAGGATTAGACCATGCTGAACCGTTTACCGTTGGTGAGCATACTGATGAGCAAAAGCCAGTTGAAGTGCCGTTGTATAAACATGTAACTGTACCTGTGCAAAAACTCGTCCATGTAAATGTGCCAAAACCAATTTTGGTTGGCATTCCCCAACCGTACCCTGTAAAGGTACCTGTCAACAAGCCTGTGGCCGTTCCTGTTGAAACCGAAATTTCCATCCCGATTGAAAAGGTGGTTCCTTATCCCGTTGTAAAGCATGTTCCCTATCCGGTTGAAAAACATGTTCCATTCAAGGTAGAAAAAACCGTACATGTCCATGTACCCCAACCTTACCCCGTGAAAGTTCCCATTTACAAAACGATTCATCATCATAAAGACCACTAA